GCAGTAGCAGTATGATTTCTTTGATTCTGGCAATGGATAAAAACCGTACCATTGGGTTGGAAAACAAACTTCCCTGGCGCTTACCGGCTGATCTTGCATATTTTAAAAAAGTTACTATGGGACATGCCGTAATTATGGGGCGCAAAACTTTTGAATCAATCGGAAAACCTCTTCCGGGTCGAAGAAATATTATTATTTCCAGAAATAATTCTTACACTGCTGAAGGTTGTACAGTATACAATTCAGTTGAAGAAGTTGTTGACAGTGTGGGGGATGAAGATGTTTTTGTCATAGGTGGGGCCAATATATACAATGAGTTCATTAACTACGCACAGAGACTATATATTACACTGATTGAGGAAACTTTTATAGGGGACGCATTTTTCCCGGAAATTGACTCTGCCGGATGGAAACTGATATCAAAAGAGAAGGGTATAAAGGACGAAAAAAATCCGTACGACTATTGTTTTATGCTATATGATAGGCTCAGATAGGTGAAAGATAACAATTTGTATATTGCACATAAATATACAAATTGTTATGTACGGTAGCTAAAGACCTTTTACAACAGGCTTTGACAGCGTGATTGCCTCGAACAAAAAACCAAATGCAGTTGATCTGGACAAAATAGGATACAATAGTACGAATAATTTCTAAAAAAACAAATAAATGTGGGGAATTTTCCATAAATTGTATTGACAGAAAATGTAAGTTGCTATATACTGAAAATATCAATAAACGACTGAGTTTTTGGTAAACAAATATGATTTATTGTTTACCTTTATAGAGTGGTTTAGTACAGTATATTAAGTATTATGATAAAAAAAGTGAATATGAAAAACGGACTCGAAATGTACATGGGTTAGCAAATGTTTGGTTTTACAATTATCAAAGAAGCATATCTGTTAGTTGTTGTCGAAAAGATTTTACAACTTAAGCATATCTATTCTTATCAATATTTTGAAACATATAATTCAATTCACACGTTAACATTCCCAAAAGAATATTATTACAGTTTTGTATGAGGTCATACAGCAATATGGTGTTTATTTTAGTGTGCATATAGCTAATATCTATTGATTAGCCGGTGTTTAGTCATTAAGTTTTTGCTAAGCGTATGAATGCAGAAATAGGTATGACAGAAATATCGAATGATTTGAATGCAACATATTCAGGCTTTGACATATTTGTTTCTGACTGCATGATTGCATGTGTTTTCTGTATTATTTTTCACAACCTCAGTATTGATTCCCTGATTTTTTCCTTTTTGATACCAGGCAGCGTATATAGGCTATGGTTTATTAAGCTTTGCCCGAATTACATATAAAAACCTATATCAAATTAATTTACTTTCACTAGCGTGTATGAAGAGCAAATTACTCAATGCTGCTATTTTAGCTTGCTTATAAAGAATCTGCAGCAAAAGGAGGTGTTTTTGTCGTGGGCTGAAGTAGTATTGCTCGTGAAGTAGACGCTAATAAAAAATAAAAGAAAGAAGGAGTATTGTTATGAAAAAAAGAATTTGTACATTTTTTGTCATCATTGTTTTACTGCTGAGTTTAGCGGTAATACCTTCTGCATCAGGTACAGATATAAGTTATAATGGTAATGACACTGGAAAAGATGTCATGCTGCAGGGATTCCACTGGAACAGTGCAAATCTGGGGGGGACTTGGTACAATACGGTTAACAGCAATGCAACGAATATAGGGTCTTACTTTACAGCGGTTTGGATGCCACCACCGAATACGGCCCCAAGCTTCGCAAAGCAAGGGTATTTGCCTGAAAACTGGTATAATATGAGTAATTATTATGGCACACAAGCTAACCTGAAAACTGCTATAACTTCCCTCCATAGCAAAAATGTGAAGGTTCTGGCAGACATAGTAGTAAACCACAGAAACGGTATGTCCCAATGCCCTCATGGCAGATGGATAAATTTCAGCAGTCCTACGATGACTCCTAGTGTAAACCTTATTGATGGTGATTATGATAGAGTCAACAACGGTACTGAAACCACATGTTCTACTTGTGCTAACAACAACCATACAGAGGGTTCATGGGCATATGGCGGAAGAACATATTCCTGTGACGATTATAATGCAGCTCCTGACTTAACACATTGGGCTACAGATACAAGGGATAAGATAAAAGCATGGCAGACATGGCTTAAGAATGCTACAAACGCCGGTTTTGACGGTTGGCGTTATGATTTTATCAGAGGGTTTGCTCCACAGTACCTCGGCGAATATAACACCAGTTCATCTCCCTATATTTCTGTAGGTGAGTTCTGGAAATTTGAGAATGAAGGGCTTCCGTCCTCAGCTCGCCAGGCATTGGCTGATGTAGTAAGTCAATCAGGAAATAAGACTATGGTATTTGACTTCGATCTGAAGAGATCACTGAACAGTGCATTCGGTGGATGGACTTTCAATGGCGGGGCTCTGGCAACTACAGGAACAAATACAATAAATGGATTGGTCGGATGGTGGTCAAATGCAGCTGTTACTTTTGTTGACAACCATGATACAGGCTGGTCACCAGGCTTGGCACAAAATCACTGGCCTCTTCCGAACCCATGCAACGGTGATTTGATTTCCGTTAAATGTGCTTACGCATTTATACTGACTCATCCTGGTATTCCAAATGTTTATTGGGCTGACTGGCGCGACCGCGGCAGTGACCTTACTACAGTTATAGAAACTTTGATTAAGATCCGTAGAAGCAATAATGTAACACGTATGTCTAATGTCAGGGTTGTCCGCGCAGAAAATGGACTATATGCAGCTTATATAGGAACAGCTAACGGTGAACAGGTTGCTATAAAGATTGGTAATCAGGGATCGAGCAACTACGAAGGCTGGACTCCAAGCTCAAGCCTTGGACTTACAAAGACGTTTACAAGATACTACAGTGGAGGACATGCATTTACCGTATTCTATAAGAATACAGCAGCTTGATGGAATAAATTGTTGTCTGTGAGTTAGGTATGTTCTAAAAGGAAGAAAAGGAAGGTGCATTTTCTTCCTTTTTTCTTTTATGCATTAAGAGGAAACTGATAAGGCTGCTGCTGAACTTAAAGCATAAACTGTGCCAATTCACTTTTATCAAAATGTGCAATCCGAGGTGTTTTCAGTACTGTTTCACAGCAATACCATAATACATTTCTTAAAATCATTTTTTATGATATAATAATAAATAGACGAAATTTAACAAGCTCTCAAAAGGGGTTTTGGCAGGAAGTGGTTCGTTAATTTGACGGGATAGAATAATTAAATGTTGACACATTTTTAAAAATTAATATATAATATAGTGTGTGCTGTAATTAGCTTAATTCCCACTAATTTACAAAGCAAGAAATGAAGTTTATTCTTGGCACAATTGTTACCATCGGAGGGAGGGAAACACGTGTCTGAAGTTAGAGTAAAAGAGAATGAATCACTTGATAGTGCTCTCAAGAGATTTAAGAGGCAGTGCGCTAAATCCGGCGTTCTCGCTGAAGTTCGTAAGAGAGAGCATTACGAAAAACCAAGTGTAAGAAGGAAGAAGAAGTCTGAAGCAGCAAGAAAAAGAAAGTATAAATAAGGGAGGCTTATTAGATGTCCCTTAAGGAACGACTGCTGGAAGATATGAAAGCCGCCATGAAGGATAAGGATGCTATAAAAAAGAATACTATCCAGATGGCAAGGTCGGCCGTGCTTCAGGTAGAAAAAGATAATAGGATTACCCTCGACGATGATGGTATAGTTGAAGTAATAGCTAAAGAAGTTAAGAAGCGTAGGGATTCGCTGCCTGACTATGAAAACAGCGGAAGAGCGGATCTTATCGAGAGCTTAAAAGTCGAAATAGACGTTTTGATGAAGTACTTACCTCAGCAGTTAAACGAAGATGAAATCGAAGCAATAGTCAAACAAGCTATAACGGATACCGGAGCAAGTTCGGCCAGGGATATAGGAAAGATAATGCAGGCGGTAATGCCTCAGACTAAAGGCAGAGCTGACGGCAAGGTTAT
The nucleotide sequence above comes from Clostridia bacterium. Encoded proteins:
- a CDS encoding dihydrofolate reductase, whose protein sequence is MISLILAMDKNRTIGLENKLPWRLPADLAYFKKVTMGHAVIMGRKTFESIGKPLPGRRNIIISRNNSYTAEGCTVYNSVEEVVDSVGDEDVFVIGGANIYNEFINYAQRLYITLIEETFIGDAFFPEIDSAGWKLISKEKGIKDEKNPYDYCFMLYDRLR
- a CDS encoding alpha-amylase family glycosyl hydrolase encodes the protein MKKRICTFFVIIVLLLSLAVIPSASGTDISYNGNDTGKDVMLQGFHWNSANLGGTWYNTVNSNATNIGSYFTAVWMPPPNTAPSFAKQGYLPENWYNMSNYYGTQANLKTAITSLHSKNVKVLADIVVNHRNGMSQCPHGRWINFSSPTMTPSVNLIDGDYDRVNNGTETTCSTCANNNHTEGSWAYGGRTYSCDDYNAAPDLTHWATDTRDKIKAWQTWLKNATNAGFDGWRYDFIRGFAPQYLGEYNTSSSPYISVGEFWKFENEGLPSSARQALADVVSQSGNKTMVFDFDLKRSLNSAFGGWTFNGGALATTGTNTINGLVGWWSNAAVTFVDNHDTGWSPGLAQNHWPLPNPCNGDLISVKCAYAFILTHPGIPNVYWADWRDRGSDLTTVIETLIKIRRSNNVTRMSNVRVVRAENGLYAAYIGTANGEQVAIKIGNQGSSNYEGWTPSSSLGLTKTFTRYYSGGHAFTVFYKNTAA
- the rpsU gene encoding 30S ribosomal protein S21, encoding MSEVRVKENESLDSALKRFKRQCAKSGVLAEVRKREHYEKPSVRRKKKSEAARKRKYK
- a CDS encoding GatB/YqeY domain-containing protein, with the translated sequence MSLKERLLEDMKAAMKDKDAIKKNTIQMARSAVLQVEKDNRITLDDDGIVEVIAKEVKKRRDSLPDYENSGRADLIESLKVEIDVLMKYLPQQLNEDEIEAIVKQAITDTGASSARDIGKIMQAVMPQTKGRADGKV